A genomic region of Raphanus sativus cultivar WK10039 chromosome 6, ASM80110v3, whole genome shotgun sequence contains the following coding sequences:
- the LOC130496270 gene encoding protein GOLVEN 2-like — protein MAIRVSYKPLLLALLLIVLVSSPAQARSIGEIVRNRKLLVVEKEQETRNSRQDGGGSDGYGLVDMDYNSANKKRPIHNR, from the exons ATGGCAATTAGGGTTTCTTACAAGCCTCTCCTCCTGGCACTTCTTCTCATCGTCTTAGTTTCTTCCCCTGCTCAAG cACGAAGCATAGGAGAAATCGTGAGGAATAGAAAGCTATTGGTTGTGGAGAAGGAGCAAGAGACTCGGAACTCAAGACAAGACGGAGGAGGAAGTGATGGTTATGGATTGGTGGATATGGATTATAATAGTGCGAACAAGAAAAGACCGATACACAACCGCTAA